AGCTTCGGCATCGTGCTCGTCGAGGCGATGGCCGCGGGTACTGCCGTGGTGGCCAGCGACCTCGACGCGTTCCGCCGCGTGTTGGTGGACGGGACCGCGGGCCGGCTGGTGCCGGTCGACGACCCGGCCGAATTGGCGGCAGGACTGATCGAGGTACTGGAGGACGACGACGTCCGGGCGCGTTACGTCCAGACGGCTGCCGAGGTGGTACGCCGCTATGACTGGTCGGTTGTGGCGCGACAGATCATGCGTGTCTACGAGACCGTCGCCGGGGCGGGAGCGAAGGTTCGGGTGGCGGGAACGGCGAGCGCTGCGGCGGGCACCGGGCTCGCGAGTACCAGGGGAAAGGCCAGGGGTTTTAGGTGATCACTTGGATCCTCGTGATCGCGCTGGCGCTGCTTCTCGTGGTGCTGCTGTTGGTGGGCGCCTGGGCCTTTCAAACCGCCAACCGGCTGGACCGGTTGCACGTGCGCTCCGACCTCTCCTGGCAGGCCCTGGACGGCGCGCTGGCGCGGCGGGCCGTGGTGGCTCGTGCGGTGGCTGTCGACGCCTACGGGGGCGCGCCGGCGGGCAAGCGACTGGCAGCGCTGGCCGACGCGGCCGAGCGTGCCCCACGGCAGCGGCGTGAGGCGGCCGAGAACGAGCTGTCCGCGGCGTTGGCGATGGTCGAGCCGTCGTCGCTCCCGCACGCGCTGGTCGCCGAGCTGGCCGACGCCGAGGCGCGGGTCCTGTTGGCTCGTCGATTTCACAACGACGCTGTCCGCGATACCCTCGCTCTGCGTGAGCGCCCCGCGGTCAGGCTGCTGCGGCTCGGTGGAACCGCGCCGCTACCAACCTATTTCGAGATCGCCGAGCGTGCGACGGCATCCGATGAGATGGTGCCCGCGCCCGACCAGCGAGTGTCAGCGCGCGTCGTCCTGCTCGACCGCGACGGGGCGGTATTGCTGTTTCGCGGATCCGATCCCGCCGTCGCCGACGCACCGATCTGGTGGTTCACGGTCGGCGGCGCCGTCGAGCCGGGGGAGGCGCTCGCCGACGCCGCCGCGCGGGAGATCGCCGAAGAGACCGGCCTGCGGGTCAGCTCCGCCGATCTGATCGGGCCGGTGTGGCGCCGGGGCGCGGTCTTCGAGTTCAACGGCGTGCTCATCCGCAGCGAGGAGAAGTTCTTCGTCTACCGGACCGACCGTTTCGAACCGTCGACAACCGGTCACAACGACCTCGAGCGGCGCACGATTCATGGTCACCGGTGGTGCGATGAGACAATGATTGCCGAGCTGGTCGCCAAGGGCGAGACCGTATATCCGTTGCAGTTGGGTGAGCTCCTCGGCGAAGCGACGAACTTGGCCGATCACCCGGTTGAAATGGCGCGGAGGCAGTTGCAATCGATCCGTTGATCTGCGGATTCTTTTGTATTTGCGGCCCTCATTAGACTGGATCAGTAGCGATTCGGAGGAGATAGCAGTGGATACCGCACCTAACGGGTCGGTGACCCAAACCGGAACCGCCCGGGTCAAGCGCGGGATGGCGGAGATGCTCAAGGGCGGCGTCATCATGGACGTGGTCACCCCCGAGCAGGCCCGCATCGCCGAGGGAGCCGGCGCGGTCGCCGTCATGGCGCTCGAGCGGGTGCCCGCTGACATCCGGGCCCAGGGCGGGGTCGCGCGGATGAGCGATCCCGATCTGATCGAGGGGATCATCGAAGCGGTGACCATCCCGGTGATGGCCAAGGTGCGTATCGGGCATTTCGTCGAGGCGCAGATCTTGCAGAGCCTGGGTGTCGACTACATCGACGAATCCGAGGTGCTCACTCCCGCCGACTACACCCACCATGTCGACAAGTGGAAGTTCACCGTGCCGTTCGTGTGCGGTGCGACCAACCTGGGGGAGGCGTTGCGCCGCATCACCGAGGGCGCCGCGATGATCCGCTCCAAGGGTGAGGCCGGCACCGGAGATGTGTCCAACGCGACCACCCACATGCGCGCGATCGGCGGTGAGATCCGTCGCCTCACGTCGCTGTCAGAGGACGAGTTGTTCGTGGCGGCAAAGGAATTGCAGGCGCCCTACGATCTTGTCGTCGAGGTGGCGCGGGCAGGCAAGTTGCCGGTCACGCTGTTCACCGCCGGCGGTATCGCGACCCCGGCCGACGCGGCGATGATGATGCAGCTCGGCGCCGAGGGAGTGTTCGTCGGTTCGGGCATCTTCAAGTCCGGGGATCCGGCCGGTCGCGCCGCCGCGATCGTGAAGGCCACCACTTTCTACGACGACCCCGACGTGCTGGCGAAGGTGTCGCGCGGCTTGGGTGAGGCCATGGTCGGTATCAACGTGGAGGATGTCGCGGCCCCGCACCGGCTCGCCGAACGCGGCTGGTAGAAACCATCCGATGAGCCGTTTCCGCGAAGAGCAACGATAACCGCATGTCGATCGAACAGATCCTTGATCTCGAGCAACTCGAGGTCAACATCTATCGCGGCACGATGTGGAGCCCCGAGTCGGGATTCCTGCAGCGCACGTTCGGTGGCCATGTGGCCGGCCAATCGCTGGTGTCCGCCGTCCGCACGGTCAACCCCGAGTTCCAGGTGCATTCGTTGCACGGCTACTTCCTGCGGCCGGGAGATGCGACGGCGCCGACGGTGTACATCGTCGAGCGGTTGCGTGATGGCGGTTCTTTCGTGACGCGTCGCGTCAACGCGATCCAGCACGGCGAGAACATCTTCTCGATGTCGGCGTCGTTCCAGACCGATCAGAGCGGCATCGAGCAT
The sequence above is drawn from the Mycobacterium gallinarum genome and encodes:
- a CDS encoding NUDIX hydrolase, producing MITWILVIALALLLVVLLLVGAWAFQTANRLDRLHVRSDLSWQALDGALARRAVVARAVAVDAYGGAPAGKRLAALADAAERAPRQRREAAENELSAALAMVEPSSLPHALVAELADAEARVLLARRFHNDAVRDTLALRERPAVRLLRLGGTAPLPTYFEIAERATASDEMVPAPDQRVSARVVLLDRDGAVLLFRGSDPAVADAPIWWFTVGGAVEPGEALADAAAREIAEETGLRVSSADLIGPVWRRGAVFEFNGVLIRSEEKFFVYRTDRFEPSTTGHNDLERRTIHGHRWCDETMIAELVAKGETVYPLQLGELLGEATNLADHPVEMARRQLQSIR
- the pdxS gene encoding pyridoxal 5'-phosphate synthase lyase subunit PdxS codes for the protein MDTAPNGSVTQTGTARVKRGMAEMLKGGVIMDVVTPEQARIAEGAGAVAVMALERVPADIRAQGGVARMSDPDLIEGIIEAVTIPVMAKVRIGHFVEAQILQSLGVDYIDESEVLTPADYTHHVDKWKFTVPFVCGATNLGEALRRITEGAAMIRSKGEAGTGDVSNATTHMRAIGGEIRRLTSLSEDELFVAAKELQAPYDLVVEVARAGKLPVTLFTAGGIATPADAAMMMQLGAEGVFVGSGIFKSGDPAGRAAAIVKATTFYDDPDVLAKVSRGLGEAMVGINVEDVAAPHRLAERGW